Proteins from a genomic interval of Planifilum fimeticola:
- a CDS encoding helix-turn-helix domain-containing protein: MAIIINLDVMLAKRKMSVTELSEKVGITMANISILKNGKAKAIRLSTLDRICRVLDCQPGDILEYRPDENTPE, translated from the coding sequence GTGGCGATTATCATCAATTTGGATGTGATGCTGGCCAAACGGAAAATGAGCGTGACCGAGCTCTCGGAGAAAGTCGGAATCACGATGGCCAACATATCGATTCTGAAAAACGGGAAGGCAAAGGCGATCCGCTTGTCCACGCTGGACCGAATCTGCCGGGTGCTGGATTGTCAGCCCGGAGACATATTGGAGTACCGCCCCGATGAGAACACACCGGAGTGA
- a CDS encoding DUF2975 domain-containing protein: MNREQGSTLFLKSVIVLLGIGVLFLCVLLYLNIDEAADSEKEFVFLHLLLGVFYASAIPFYMALHQAFKLLLYIDRNEAFSDLSVTALKKIKHYAFAISVLYLVSLPLFYYVAEKDDAPGMLLIALLLAFAAMVVSVFAAVLQKLLKSAVEIKKENDLTI, translated from the coding sequence ATGAACCGTGAACAGGGTTCCACGCTCTTTTTGAAATCGGTGATCGTGCTGCTCGGGATCGGGGTGCTGTTTTTGTGCGTCCTCCTGTACCTGAATATCGACGAAGCAGCGGATTCGGAGAAGGAGTTTGTCTTCCTGCATCTTCTTCTTGGGGTCTTTTACGCGTCGGCGATCCCCTTTTACATGGCCCTGCATCAGGCTTTCAAGCTGCTTCTGTATATCGACAGGAATGAAGCGTTTTCGGATTTGTCGGTCACGGCGCTGAAGAAGATCAAGCACTATGCCTTTGCCATCAGCGTGTTGTACCTGGTGAGCTTGCCGCTCTTTTACTATGTGGCGGAGAAAGACGACGCCCCGGGCATGTTGTTGATCGCCCTGCTCTTGGCTTTCGCCGCGATGGTGGTGTCGGTCTTTGCCGCCGTTCTTCAGAAGTTGCTGAAAAGCGCCGTGGAGATCAAGAAGGAAAACGATTTGACGATCTGA
- a CDS encoding DUF817 domain-containing protein has translation MRAIKQLLLFGREQALSCLFPAVIFTALAATRVVTLPLLPRYDWLLLICLLMQWWMVRSGLETRDELKVITLFHLIGLALEIFKTHMGSWSYPEEGYFKVFGVPLYSGFMYASVASYLCQAWRRLKVELFRWPPFWAVVPLATAIYLNFFTHHFWIDIRWWLTGLVMIVFWRSWVLYEVGGIRYRMPVALSFVLIGFFIWIAENIATYFGAWEYPNQAEAWSPVHFGKVSSWFLLVIVSFLIVATLKLVKENMSREEEGSERTGQNRGRVASRKSEGA, from the coding sequence ATGAGAGCGATCAAACAGCTCCTCCTGTTCGGCCGGGAGCAGGCCTTGTCCTGCCTGTTTCCCGCCGTGATATTCACGGCGTTGGCCGCAACCCGGGTGGTGACGCTCCCCCTTTTGCCGCGGTATGACTGGCTCCTTCTCATCTGCCTTTTGATGCAGTGGTGGATGGTGCGCTCCGGGCTGGAAACCCGGGATGAACTGAAAGTGATCACGTTGTTTCATCTGATCGGACTGGCTCTGGAGATATTCAAGACGCACATGGGCTCCTGGTCCTATCCGGAGGAAGGATATTTCAAGGTGTTCGGTGTCCCGCTGTACAGCGGTTTTATGTACGCCAGCGTGGCCAGCTATCTCTGCCAGGCGTGGAGGAGGTTGAAGGTGGAGCTGTTCCGATGGCCGCCGTTTTGGGCGGTGGTGCCTCTGGCGACGGCCATCTACCTGAATTTTTTCACCCACCATTTCTGGATCGACATCAGGTGGTGGCTGACCGGTCTCGTGATGATCGTTTTTTGGCGATCGTGGGTCCTGTACGAGGTCGGCGGAATCCGCTACCGGATGCCGGTCGCGCTGTCCTTTGTGCTCATCGGTTTTTTCATCTGGATCGCCGAGAACATCGCCACATACTTCGGGGCCTGGGAGTATCCGAACCAGGCTGAAGCATGGAGTCCCGTTCATTTCGGCAAGGTGAGCTCGTGGTTCCTGCTCGTGATCGTCAGTTTTCTGATCGTGGCGACATTGAAATTGGTGAAGGAAAACATGTCCCGGGAAGAGGAGGGGTCCGAAAGGACGGGTCAAAACAGAGGGCGAGTTGCGTCCCGGAAATCGGAGGGAGCTTGA